The Pan troglodytes isolate AG18354 chromosome 1, NHGRI_mPanTro3-v2.0_pri, whole genome shotgun sequence genome includes a region encoding these proteins:
- the MTX1 gene encoding metaxin-1 isoform X2 → MLLGGPPRSPRSGTSPKGPWSSTGHVQFGKSPQTWPRRTRPRSPEPAAPSGVRGSTWPRRRDSPRRAGPTALSRYVGHLWMGRRPPSPEARGPVPRSSAASRARRSLASPGISPGPLTATIGGAVAGGGPRQGRAEAHKEVFPGQRVGKMAAPMELFCWSGGWGLPSVDLDSLAVLTYARFTGAPLKVHKISNPWQSPSGTLPALRTSHGEVISVPHKIITHLRKEVHTFWIDTKNYVEVTRKWYAEAMPFPLNFFLPGRMQRQYMERLQLLTGEHRPEDEEELEKELYREARECLTLLSQRLGSQKFFFGDAPASLDAFVFSYLALLLQAKLPSGKLQVHLRGLHNLCAYCTHILSLYFPWDGAEVPPQRQTPAGPETEEEPYRRRNQILSVLAGLAAMVGYALLSGIVSIQRATPARAPGTRTLGMAEEDEEE, encoded by the exons ATGCTGCTCGGGGGACCCCCCCGCAGTCCCCGCTCGGGGACGAGCCCCAAGGGGCCCTGGAGCAGTACAGGCCACGTGCAGTTTGGCAAGAGCCCCCAGACCTGGCCCAGGCGCACAAGACCCCGCTCTCCAGAGCCTGCCGCGCCTTCAGGGGTTCGGGGCTCCACTTGGCCGAGGCGCCGTGACTCTCCGAGGCGCGCCGGGCCGACAGCGCTGTCCCGCTACGTGGGCCACCTCTGGATGGGCCGGCGGCCGCCCTCCCCCGAGGCCCGCGGCCCAGTCCCCCGCAGTTCAGCTGCCAGTCGGGCCAGAAGAAGCCTCGCCTCCCCGGGGATCTCCCCAGGCCCCCTGACCGCAACGATCGGAGGGGCGGTGGCGGGGGGcgggcccaggcaggggagggcaGAAGCACACAAGGAAGTGTTTCCGGGACAGAGGGTGGGCAAGATGGCGGCGCCCATGGAGCTGTTCTGCTGGTcagggggctgggggctgccgTCAGTGGACCTGGACAGCCTGGCCGTGCTG ACCTATGCCAGATTTACTGGTGCTCCACTGAAGGTACACAAGATCAGCAACCCCTGGCAGAGCCCTTCAG GAACTCTGCCTGCCCTTCGGACCAGTCATGGAGAGGTCATCTCAGTTCCACACAAGATCATCACCCACCTTCGAAAAGAG GTACATACTTTTTGGATAGACACCAAGAACTACGTCGAAGTGACCCGGAAGTGGTATGCAGAGGCTATGCCCTTTCCCCTCAACTTCTTCCTGCCTGGCCGCATGCAGCGGCAGTACATGGAACGGCTACAGCTGCTGACTGGAGAGCATAGGCCTGAGGACGAGGAAGAGCTGGAGAAGGAG CTGTACCGAGAGGCTCGGGAGTGTCTGACCCTGCTCTCTCAGCGCCTGGGCTCTCAAAAGTTCTTCTTTGGAGATGC CCCTGCCTCCTTGGATGCCTTCGTCTTTAGCTACTTGGCCCTGCTGCTGCAGGCAAAGCTGCCCAGTGGGAAGCTGCAGGTCCACCTGCGTGGGCTGCACAACCTCTGTGCCTATTGTACCCACATTCTCAGTCTCTACTTCCCCTGGGATGGAG CTGAGGTACCACCGCAACGCCAGACACCAGCAGGCCCAGAGACTGAGGAGGAGCCATACCGGCGCCGGAACCAGATCCTATCTGTGCTGGCAGGACTGGCAGCCATGGTGGGCTACGCCTTGCTCAGCGGCATTGTCTCCATCCAGCGGGCAACGCCTGCTCGGGCCCCAGGCACCCGGACCCTGGGCATGgctgaggaggatgaagaggaaTGA
- the LOC100612404 gene encoding lysosomal acid glucosylceramidase-like — translation MEFSSPSREECPKPSGRVSIMAGSLTGLLLLQAVSWASGAFSRYKSRSSGHRMELSTGPYRLIAPAQESDITSSGYPWPAVTSPSAPTPMQTPLMISSCTTSASQRKIPSSRFLDAYAEHKLQFWAVTAENEPSAGLLSGYAFQCLGFTPEHQRDFIARDLGPTLANSTHHNVRLLMLDDQRLLLPHWAKVVLTDPEAAKGLCGFQVLGAECAARLLGSRDAVQPQHHHKPPVPCGRLDRLEPIIVDITKHTFYKQPMFYHLGHFSKFIPEGSQRVGLVASQKNDLDTVALMHPDGSAVVVVLNRSPKDVPLTIKDPAVGFLETISPGYSIHTYLWRRQ, via the exons ATGGAGTTTTCAAGTCCTTCCAGAGAG GAATGTCCCAAGCCTTCGGGTAGGGTAAGCATCATGGCTGGCAGCCTCACAGGATTGCTTCTACTTCAGGCAGTGTCGTGGGCATCAG GTGCCTTCAGCCGCTACAAGAGCAGAAGCAGTGGGCATCGGATGGAGCTGAGTACAGGACCATACAGGCTAATTGCACCGGCACAG GAATCGGATATAACATCATCTGGGTACCCATGGCCAGCTGTGACTTCTCCATCTGCACCTACACCTATGCAGACACCCCTGATGATTTCCAGTTGcacaacttcagcctcccagaggaaGATACCAAGCTCAAG GTTCCTGGATGCCTATGCTGAGCACAAGTTACAGTTCTGGGCAGTGACAGCTGAAAATGAGCCTTCTGCTGGGCTGTTGAGTGGATACGCCttccagtgcctgggcttcaccccTGAACATCAGCGAGACTTCATTGCCCGTGACCTAGGTCCTACCCTCGCCAACAGTACTCACCACAATGTCCGCCTACTCATGCTGGATGACCAACGCTTGCTGCTGCCCCACTGGGCAAAGGTG GTACTGACAGACCCAGAAGCAGCTAA AGGCCTGTGTGGGTTCCAAGTTCTGGGAGCAGAGTGTGCGGCTAGGCTCCTGGGATCGAGGGATGCAGTACAGCCACAGCATCATCACA AACCTCCTGTACCATGTGGTCGGCTGGACCGACTGGAACCTATCATTGTAGACATCACCAAGCACACGTTTTACAAACAGCCCATGTTCTACCACCTTGGCCACTTCAG CAAGTTCATTCCTGAGGGCTCCCAGAGAGTGGGGCTGGTTGCCAGTCAGAAGAACGACCTGGACACAGTGGCACTGATGCATCCCGATGGCTCTGCTGTTGTGGTCGTGCTAAACCG CTCCCCTAAGGATGTGCCTCTTACCATCAAGGATCCTGCTGTGGGCTTCCTGGAGACAATCTCACCTGGCTACTCCATTCACACCTACCTGTGGCGTCGCCAGTGA
- the LOC112205388 gene encoding LOW QUALITY PROTEIN: metaxin-1-like (The sequence of the model RefSeq protein was modified relative to this genomic sequence to represent the inferred CDS: substituted 2 bases at 2 genomic stop codons), which translates to MASRGGDGHTQTHKRLRTAWRSEAHLESDRCAGSDLPVSSCPPNPGTYFLVSPKNYMEVTRKWYAEAMPFPLNFFLPGRMQRQYMERLQLLTREHRPEDEEELEKELYREAWECLTLLSQRLGSQKFFFGDAXVXLQEGNGPASLDAFIFSYLALLLQAKLPSGKLQVHLRGLHNLCAYCTHILSLYFPWDGAEVPPQRQTPAGPETKGEPYRRWNQILSVLAGLAAMVGYALLSSIVSIQWAPPARAPGTWTLGMAEEDEEE; encoded by the exons ATGGCCAGCCGGGGAGGGGACGGGCACACACAGACCCACAAGAGACTCAGGACAGCATGGAGGTCAGAAGCCCACCTTGAATCAGACAGGTGTGCTGGCTCAGACCTGCCTGTTTCTTCCTGCCCACCCAATCCAGGTACATACTTTTTGGTGTCACCAAAGAACTACATGGAAGTGACCCGGAAGTGGTATGCAGAGGCTATGCCCTTTCCCCTCAACTTCTTCCTGCCTGGCCGCATGCAGCGGCAGTACATGGAACGGCTACAGCTGCTGACTAGGGAGCACAGGCCTGAGGACGAGGAAGAGCTGGAGAAGGAG CTGTACCGAGAGGCTTGGGAGTGTCTGACCCTGCTCTCTCAGCGCCTGGGCTCTCAAAAGTTCTTCTTTGGAGATGCATGAGTCTGACTCCAAGAGGGTAATGG CCCTGCCTCCTTGGACGCCTTCATCTTCAGCTACTTGGCCCTGCTGCTGCAGGCAAAGCTGCCCAGTGGGAAGCTGCAGGTCCACCTGCGTGGGCTGCACAACCTCTGTGCCTATTGTACCCACATTCTCAGTCTCTACTTCCCCTGGGATGGAG CTGAGGTACCACCGCAACGCCAGACACCAGCAGGCCCAGAGACTAAGGGGGAGCCATACAGGCGCTGGAACCAGATCCTATCTGTGCTGGCAGGACTGGCAGCCATGGTGGGCTACGCCTTGCTCAGCAGCATTGTCTCCATCCAGTGGGCACCGCCTGCTCGGGCCCCAGGCACCTGGACCCTGGGCATGgctgaggaggatgaagaggaaTGA
- the MTX1 gene encoding metaxin-1 isoform X1 translates to MLLGGPPRSPRSGTSPKGPWSSTGHVQFGKSPQTWPRRTRPRSPEPAAPSGVRGSTWPRRRDSPRRAGPTALSRYVGHLWMGRRPPSPEARGPVPRSSAASRARRSLASPGISPGPLTATIGGAVAGGGPRQGRAEAHKEVFPGQRVGKMAAPMELFCWSGGWGLPSVDLDSLAVLTYARFTGAPLKVHKISNPWQSPSGTLPALRTSHGEVISVPHKIITHLRKEKYNADYDLSARQGADTLAFMSLLEEKLLPVLVHTFWIDTKNYVEVTRKWYAEAMPFPLNFFLPGRMQRQYMERLQLLTGEHRPEDEEELEKELYREARECLTLLSQRLGSQKFFFGDAPASLDAFVFSYLALLLQAKLPSGKLQVHLRGLHNLCAYCTHILSLYFPWDGAEVPPQRQTPAGPETEEEPYRRRNQILSVLAGLAAMVGYALLSGIVSIQRATPARAPGTRTLGMAEEDEEE, encoded by the exons ATGCTGCTCGGGGGACCCCCCCGCAGTCCCCGCTCGGGGACGAGCCCCAAGGGGCCCTGGAGCAGTACAGGCCACGTGCAGTTTGGCAAGAGCCCCCAGACCTGGCCCAGGCGCACAAGACCCCGCTCTCCAGAGCCTGCCGCGCCTTCAGGGGTTCGGGGCTCCACTTGGCCGAGGCGCCGTGACTCTCCGAGGCGCGCCGGGCCGACAGCGCTGTCCCGCTACGTGGGCCACCTCTGGATGGGCCGGCGGCCGCCCTCCCCCGAGGCCCGCGGCCCAGTCCCCCGCAGTTCAGCTGCCAGTCGGGCCAGAAGAAGCCTCGCCTCCCCGGGGATCTCCCCAGGCCCCCTGACCGCAACGATCGGAGGGGCGGTGGCGGGGGGcgggcccaggcaggggagggcaGAAGCACACAAGGAAGTGTTTCCGGGACAGAGGGTGGGCAAGATGGCGGCGCCCATGGAGCTGTTCTGCTGGTcagggggctgggggctgccgTCAGTGGACCTGGACAGCCTGGCCGTGCTG ACCTATGCCAGATTTACTGGTGCTCCACTGAAGGTACACAAGATCAGCAACCCCTGGCAGAGCCCTTCAG GAACTCTGCCTGCCCTTCGGACCAGTCATGGAGAGGTCATCTCAGTTCCACACAAGATCATCACCCACCTTCGAAAAGAG AAGTACAATGCTGATTATGATCTGTCAGCTCGGCAAGGGGCAGACACCCTGGCCTTCATGTCTCTCCTGGAGGAGAAGTTGCTCCCGGTGCTG GTACATACTTTTTGGATAGACACCAAGAACTACGTCGAAGTGACCCGGAAGTGGTATGCAGAGGCTATGCCCTTTCCCCTCAACTTCTTCCTGCCTGGCCGCATGCAGCGGCAGTACATGGAACGGCTACAGCTGCTGACTGGAGAGCATAGGCCTGAGGACGAGGAAGAGCTGGAGAAGGAG CTGTACCGAGAGGCTCGGGAGTGTCTGACCCTGCTCTCTCAGCGCCTGGGCTCTCAAAAGTTCTTCTTTGGAGATGC CCCTGCCTCCTTGGATGCCTTCGTCTTTAGCTACTTGGCCCTGCTGCTGCAGGCAAAGCTGCCCAGTGGGAAGCTGCAGGTCCACCTGCGTGGGCTGCACAACCTCTGTGCCTATTGTACCCACATTCTCAGTCTCTACTTCCCCTGGGATGGAG CTGAGGTACCACCGCAACGCCAGACACCAGCAGGCCCAGAGACTGAGGAGGAGCCATACCGGCGCCGGAACCAGATCCTATCTGTGCTGGCAGGACTGGCAGCCATGGTGGGCTACGCCTTGCTCAGCGGCATTGTCTCCATCCAGCGGGCAACGCCTGCTCGGGCCCCAGGCACCCGGACCCTGGGCATGgctgaggaggatgaagaggaaTGA